In Shouchella patagoniensis, the following are encoded in one genomic region:
- a CDS encoding PLP-dependent aminotransferase family protein, with amino-acid sequence MEKLWCELNRTSSVPLYEQLYSHIKNEITEGRIEYGTKLPSKRKLADFLKISQNTVESTYEQLTAEGYVEVLPRKGFFVQAYEDLEYIRSDEKITAVPAQPTDVIRFNFHPTHIDTRHFPFEKWRKYMKNTVDLANNNILLLGHNQGEETFRHEIATYLYHSRGVQCTPEQIVVGAGIETLLQQVFLLLGDHKIYGIEDPGYQLMRKLLRNYPNDFYPFSVDAEGVDVDRVIQSPIDVLYTTPSHHFPYGSVLSINRRKKLLNWAEAVDGRYIIEDDYDSEFRYSGKTIPSLHSMDASGKVIYLGTFSKSLIPSARISYMVLPKPLVSMYQSTFSFYHSTVSRIDQQVLTEFMKQGDFEKHLNRMRKIYRRKLEKVLNLLKPYEEKLSIIGERSGLHIVLIVKNGMSEEELVEQARLAEAKVYPLSAYSIEIDDTLPPRIVLGFAGIIEEKLEEAVGAVLEAWGYKTI; translated from the coding sequence ATGGAGAAGCTATGGTGTGAACTAAACCGAACAAGTTCCGTTCCTCTATATGAACAATTATATTCACATATTAAAAATGAAATTACCGAAGGCAGAATTGAGTATGGAACAAAACTACCATCCAAACGAAAACTAGCTGACTTCTTGAAAATTAGTCAAAACACAGTCGAATCAACTTACGAACAATTAACGGCGGAAGGGTATGTAGAAGTCTTGCCACGAAAAGGCTTTTTCGTCCAAGCGTATGAAGATTTGGAATATATCCGCTCTGACGAAAAAATAACGGCTGTTCCAGCGCAACCAACAGATGTGATTCGCTTTAATTTCCACCCGACCCATATCGATACACGCCATTTTCCCTTTGAGAAATGGCGCAAATATATGAAAAATACGGTTGATCTAGCCAACAACAACATTCTTTTATTAGGTCATAACCAAGGAGAAGAAACATTTCGCCACGAAATTGCTACCTATTTATATCATTCCCGTGGTGTCCAATGCACCCCTGAACAAATCGTTGTTGGTGCTGGCATTGAAACGCTGCTACAACAAGTCTTTTTATTGCTTGGCGATCATAAAATATACGGCATTGAAGACCCAGGATACCAATTAATGCGCAAACTACTGCGTAATTACCCAAACGACTTTTATCCATTTTCTGTTGACGCGGAAGGGGTTGACGTTGACCGTGTCATTCAATCACCAATTGACGTGCTGTACACCACCCCATCCCATCATTTTCCTTATGGATCTGTCCTCTCTATCAACCGCCGAAAAAAACTATTAAACTGGGCTGAAGCCGTGGACGGACGTTACATCATTGAGGACGATTACGATAGCGAATTTCGTTATAGCGGAAAGACGATTCCCTCTTTACACAGTATGGATGCGAGTGGCAAAGTTATTTACTTAGGCACCTTTTCTAAATCACTGATCCCTTCGGCCCGAATTAGCTATATGGTGCTGCCAAAACCACTTGTCAGCATGTATCAAAGCACTTTTTCGTTTTACCATTCAACTGTCTCCCGCATTGATCAACAGGTGCTCACTGAATTTATGAAACAAGGAGACTTCGAAAAACACTTGAATCGAATGCGGAAAATTTATCGACGCAAACTCGAAAAAGTGCTTAACTTACTAAAACCATACGAAGAAAAACTATCCATCATTGGTGAACGCTCTGGTCTTCATATTGTTCTAATCGTAAAAAATGGGATGAGTGAAGAGGAGCTTGTAGAGCAAGCACGTCTAGCAGAAGCAAAAGTGTACCCTCTATCGGCCTACTCGATTGAGATTGATGACACACTACCGCCACGAATCGTCCTTGGTTTCGCTGGTATCATTGAAGAAAAATTAGAAGAAGCAGTCGGAGCAGTCTTAGAGGCATGGGGGTATAAAACCATTTAA
- the pdxT gene encoding pyridoxal 5'-phosphate synthase glutaminase subunit PdxT: MATIGVLALQGAVGEHLRFLEENGANAVEIKRIEQLEEMDGLVIPGGESTAMRRLIDKYDFLEPLRTFGKTGKPVFGTCAGLILMAKTVTDREEGHLGFIDMVVERNAFGRQRESFEVNLNVKGIASDVNAVFIRAPLVKEVGAEVDVLSEYDGEIVAVKQGPFLACSFHPELTDDSRLHQAFIHMVDEYRFMKAE, translated from the coding sequence ATGGCAACAATTGGCGTATTGGCATTACAAGGGGCGGTTGGAGAACATCTCCGTTTTCTTGAAGAAAACGGTGCCAACGCTGTTGAGATCAAACGTATCGAGCAGCTAGAAGAAATGGATGGGCTTGTAATTCCTGGTGGTGAATCAACGGCAATGCGACGGCTCATAGATAAATATGATTTCCTTGAACCACTTCGAACGTTTGGGAAAACAGGTAAGCCAGTTTTTGGAACGTGTGCTGGATTGATTTTAATGGCAAAAACCGTTACGGATCGAGAGGAAGGCCACTTAGGATTTATTGATATGGTTGTTGAACGGAATGCCTTTGGCAGACAACGAGAAAGCTTTGAAGTAAACCTGAACGTAAAGGGAATTGCGAGTGATGTAAATGCCGTCTTTATTCGTGCTCCTCTCGTTAAAGAAGTGGGCGCAGAAGTGGACGTATTAAGCGAATACGACGGCGAAATTGTTGCCGTTAAGCAAGGGCCGTTCCTCGCTTGTTCCTTCCATCCAGAGTTAACCGATGATTCAAGATTACACCAAGCGTTTATACACATGGTCGACGAATACCGCTTTATGAAAGCAGAGTGA
- a CDS encoding phosphotransferase, protein MNKTNLSIEEDIFATITNKFGIKVETAKQIHQGYQNLKWQLTTDQGHFFVKQYNQERYPKESLSGLEASLQKQSLLYENGIPCPKLYSNQGKYVIESEQGERFVMMGLCDGRNIKPGTATANQMYSLGQTVGRMHQFVHSHVEKRALHWDVASKRKMMNSWKARYEEAARYGDERLLTNLEIQRSILEASNTDLFSRCIKGWAHWDLFVDNLLFNKDRITAILDFDRTHYVYLDFDISRPILSCCLKDGVMGLDSVAAFVEGYREYRTLTLPSFVRSLQLTWWKEAEWVRIRRDEDSSPLIRFAEENGWVGKHWYELEELFSGISN, encoded by the coding sequence ATGAATAAAACGAACCTATCAATAGAGGAAGATATCTTTGCTACAATAACCAACAAATTCGGGATAAAGGTAGAGACTGCCAAGCAAATTCACCAAGGCTACCAAAATTTGAAATGGCAACTGACAACGGACCAAGGTCATTTCTTTGTAAAACAATACAATCAAGAGCGGTACCCGAAAGAGTCTCTTAGCGGGTTAGAAGCATCGTTACAAAAGCAATCTTTACTGTATGAAAATGGTATTCCATGTCCTAAGTTATATTCTAATCAGGGGAAGTATGTGATCGAATCAGAACAAGGAGAGCGCTTTGTGATGATGGGACTATGTGATGGCAGGAATATAAAGCCAGGGACAGCAACTGCCAACCAAATGTACAGCTTAGGTCAAACTGTAGGGCGGATGCACCAATTCGTTCATTCACATGTTGAAAAGAGAGCATTACACTGGGATGTTGCCTCCAAAAGAAAGATGATGAATAGTTGGAAAGCGCGCTATGAAGAAGCTGCTCGATACGGAGATGAGAGGTTGCTTACGAATCTTGAGATTCAAAGATCCATTCTTGAGGCTAGTAATACAGACTTGTTTTCCCGATGCATCAAAGGGTGGGCACATTGGGATTTGTTTGTTGACAACCTCTTATTCAATAAAGACCGAATTACAGCCATTCTTGACTTTGATCGGACACATTATGTGTATCTCGATTTTGATATCTCACGACCAATCTTATCGTGCTGCTTAAAAGACGGGGTAATGGGATTAGATTCCGTAGCTGCCTTTGTTGAAGGGTATAGAGAGTACAGAACACTAACTCTTCCTTCATTCGTGCGTTCCCTTCAATTAACTTGGTGGAAAGAAGCAGAGTGGGTCAGAATAAGAAGAGATGAAGATTCATCACCACTAATTAGGTTTGCGGAGGAAAATGGCTGGGTGGGGAAACATTGGTATGAGTTGGAGGAGCTGTTTTCAGGTATCTCAAACTAG
- a CDS encoding GNAT family N-acetyltransferase, with protein sequence MTADPEDLAAFLDREDRGDTYFSVYENEQLVGYFCFQFQGEDELEMSLGMRPDLTGVGKGSSFLHGGLDFVRDKYHPKKIILTVATFNQRAIKVYQKAGFIIVNTYSQQTNGGIYQ encoded by the coding sequence CAGAAGACTTAGCAGCGTTTCTCGATCGAGAAGATAGGGGAGACACCTATTTCAGTGTGTATGAGAACGAGCAACTAGTCGGATACTTTTGTTTTCAGTTTCAAGGAGAAGACGAATTAGAAATGAGTCTTGGCATGCGCCCTGACTTGACTGGTGTAGGGAAAGGAAGCTCTTTTCTACATGGTGGTTTAGATTTTGTGAGAGATAAGTATCATCCCAAAAAAATAATCCTCACTGTTGCGACCTTTAATCAACGAGCAATTAAGGTCTATCAAAAGGCTGGTTTTATTATTGTCAATACGTATAGTCAGCAAACCAATGGTGGAATTTATCAATGA
- a CDS encoding antibiotic biosynthesis monooxygenase family protein → MVLEAVMLQVKANMEQEYETAFRDASKLIASMKGYRSHELQRCMEVKGRYLLLVRWETLEDHTIGFRNSKEYKRWKKQLHHFYDPFPTVEHFQRVPL, encoded by the coding sequence ATGGTTTTAGAAGCAGTCATGTTGCAAGTCAAAGCAAATATGGAACAAGAATATGAAACAGCATTTAGAGATGCATCTAAACTAATTGCCTCGATGAAAGGGTATAGATCTCATGAATTGCAAAGGTGCATGGAAGTAAAAGGAAGGTATTTATTATTAGTTAGGTGGGAGACATTAGAAGATCACACCATTGGTTTTAGAAACTCTAAAGAGTATAAAAGGTGGAAAAAACAATTGCATCATTTTTATGATCCATTCCCGACAGTTGAACACTTTCAACGTGTCCCACTTTAA
- the pdxS gene encoding pyridoxal 5'-phosphate synthase lyase subunit PdxS produces the protein MDRLVGTDRVKQGMAQMQKGGVIMDVINAEQAKIAEEAGAVAVMALERVPSDIRAAGGVARMADPTITDDVLNAVSIPVMAKARIGHIVEARVLEAMGVDYIDESEVLTPADEVYHLNKRDFTVPFVCGARDLGEAARRIGEGASMIRTKGEPGTGNIVEAVRHMRKMQAQIKQVANMSTDELMTEAKNLGAPYELLLQMKETGKFPVVNFAAGGIATPADAALMMQLGADGVFVGSGIFKSDNPEKFARAIVEATTHYTDYKLIAELSKNLGTAMKGIEISTLSAADRMQDRGW, from the coding sequence ATGGATCGATTAGTTGGTACGGACCGAGTGAAGCAAGGAATGGCGCAAATGCAAAAAGGTGGCGTCATTATGGATGTTATTAACGCGGAACAAGCGAAAATTGCTGAAGAAGCTGGAGCAGTTGCGGTTATGGCGTTAGAGCGTGTGCCTTCTGACATTCGTGCAGCCGGTGGCGTTGCGAGAATGGCAGACCCTACAATCACCGACGATGTGTTAAATGCGGTATCGATCCCAGTAATGGCGAAAGCGCGTATTGGTCACATTGTTGAAGCGCGTGTACTTGAAGCAATGGGTGTCGATTACATTGATGAGAGCGAAGTTTTGACGCCTGCGGATGAAGTGTATCATTTAAATAAGCGTGATTTCACTGTTCCTTTTGTGTGTGGTGCTCGAGACTTAGGTGAAGCTGCGCGTCGAATCGGTGAAGGAGCGTCGATGATTCGAACAAAAGGGGAGCCGGGAACAGGCAACATCGTTGAAGCGGTTCGTCATATGCGAAAAATGCAAGCGCAAATTAAGCAAGTAGCGAATATGTCGACAGATGAGTTGATGACAGAAGCAAAGAATTTAGGGGCACCATATGAGTTGCTTTTGCAAATGAAAGAAACTGGGAAGTTCCCTGTTGTTAATTTTGCGGCAGGTGGGATTGCCACACCAGCGGATGCGGCGCTCATGATGCAGTTAGGCGCAGATGGCGTTTTTGTTGGCTCGGGTATCTTCAAATCCGATAATCCAGAAAAATTTGCACGAGCAATTGTGGAAGCCACAACGCATTATACGGATTATAAATTGATTGCAGAGCTATCAAAGAACTTAGGTACAGCGATGAAAGGGATTGAAATCTCGACCCTTTCGGCAGCTGATCGTATGCAGGATCGTGGTTGGTAA
- a CDS encoding GNAT family N-acetyltransferase, producing the protein MEIKEIQKEEAWKLRQIIMYPTKKQSAVKLTDDDVGVHYGLFVKEKLISVVSLFLMEEEAQFRKFATLGEEQGKGYGTFLLRHVLNEAEKNGVKKVWCNARKTKKNFYKRFDLVETDKTFRRGEIDYVIMEKVKDKTE; encoded by the coding sequence ATGGAAATTAAAGAGATTCAAAAAGAAGAAGCGTGGAAATTGAGACAGATCATTATGTATCCAACTAAAAAGCAATCTGCTGTGAAGCTTACAGATGATGACGTAGGTGTGCATTACGGATTATTCGTGAAAGAGAAACTCATTTCCGTTGTTTCATTATTCCTTATGGAAGAAGAGGCTCAGTTTCGCAAGTTTGCGACACTTGGAGAAGAGCAGGGAAAAGGGTATGGGACGTTTTTATTGCGTCACGTGTTAAATGAGGCGGAAAAAAACGGTGTAAAGAAGGTTTGGTGTAATGCAAGAAAAACAAAAAAGAACTTCTACAAACGATTTGATTTAGTAGAAACGGATAAAACCTTTAGGCGTGGTGAAATCGATTATGTCATTATGGAGAAAGTGAAGGATAAAACCGAATAG
- a CDS encoding NAD(P)/FAD-dependent oxidoreductase yields the protein MKKIKDQTALVIGGSMAGFFAARVLSDFFQNVIVVDRDQYPSEPQNRKGVPQSFHVHRLLPKGREIIETYFPGFIEDLVAKGAYDALDKPGYVVTPLGELEVTSPIEDAGSSRALLEWTLRERVMTRPNIKWVTDIEINGLTQSDDHLAITGVWGKKRKTGEQVWLGADMIIDASGRLTKLEHWLKQLNKTIPASERLHTHIGYTTRYYEVPEEADQSFTDIIVQGVPSKEIGAGLFSFQENKRAGIILYFAGGGQYPSTDGETFESDISKLFDTRIADTAKGFIPITEPRGYRIQECVRRHYEEAGDWPKGLIAIGDAFCNFDPLFGQGISVAAIEVSILDQFLKERTFLEDGFEQRFMRNIQQAIEPAWWTSGLSDLQWPGVSYEGNGTLSDVSFALTYLEQYMIKAFEEKKQGKTELVNRYFGMIGLLHSPTEVFNGETLEKLAQTSDALAAYRQKGETWEDVIKTHIPVFVKGLVV from the coding sequence ATGAAGAAAATAAAAGATCAGACTGCGCTTGTCATTGGTGGCAGCATGGCTGGATTTTTTGCTGCTCGAGTTTTATCTGATTTCTTTCAGAATGTGATTGTTGTTGATCGTGACCAGTATCCAAGTGAGCCACAGAACCGAAAAGGAGTACCACAATCATTTCATGTCCACCGACTCCTTCCTAAGGGAAGAGAAATCATTGAAACGTATTTTCCCGGTTTCATAGAGGATTTGGTTGCAAAAGGAGCCTATGATGCGTTAGATAAACCAGGTTATGTGGTGACGCCATTAGGGGAATTAGAAGTAACGTCACCAATTGAAGATGCAGGGTCAAGCCGGGCGCTGTTGGAATGGACGTTGCGAGAACGAGTGATGACTCGTCCGAATATAAAATGGGTGACGGACATAGAGATAAATGGGTTGACACAGTCTGATGATCATCTTGCGATTACAGGTGTATGGGGAAAAAAGCGGAAGACAGGCGAACAAGTTTGGCTTGGTGCTGATATGATCATTGATGCAAGCGGACGTTTAACAAAGTTAGAACACTGGCTTAAACAACTAAATAAAACGATCCCCGCTTCTGAAAGGTTACATACACATATTGGCTACACAACCAGGTACTATGAAGTACCAGAAGAGGCAGATCAATCGTTTACAGATATTATTGTCCAAGGTGTTCCTTCAAAAGAAATTGGCGCCGGTTTGTTTTCATTTCAAGAAAACAAGCGTGCCGGCATTATTTTATACTTTGCTGGTGGAGGACAGTATCCATCTACTGATGGAGAAACGTTTGAGTCCGATATTTCAAAGTTATTTGATACAAGAATTGCGGATACAGCAAAAGGGTTTATTCCTATTACAGAGCCACGCGGCTACCGCATACAAGAATGTGTGCGCCGTCATTATGAAGAGGCAGGGGACTGGCCAAAAGGGCTAATCGCAATCGGAGATGCTTTTTGTAATTTCGATCCGTTATTCGGTCAGGGGATTAGCGTTGCGGCAATTGAAGTAAGCATACTAGACCAATTCTTAAAAGAACGAACTTTTCTAGAAGATGGGTTTGAACAACGTTTTATGAGAAACATCCAACAAGCAATTGAGCCGGCTTGGTGGACCAGTGGGTTGTCAGATCTGCAATGGCCAGGTGTTTCGTATGAAGGGAATGGAACATTATCTGATGTGTCGTTTGCGTTAACTTATTTAGAACAATACATGATTAAAGCTTTTGAAGAGAAAAAGCAAGGAAAGACAGAACTTGTGAATCGTTATTTTGGCATGATTGGTTTATTGCATTCACCTACTGAAGTCTTTAATGGCGAAACACTTGAAAAATTAGCACAAACATCGGATGCGTTAGCAGCTTATAGACAAAAGGGAGAGACGTGGGAGGATGTGATTAAAACGCATATTCCTGTATTTGTAAAGGGATTGGTTGTTTAA
- a CDS encoding GNAT family N-acetyltransferase encodes MNIRLLKPEEVLPLDLLLLADPSEDLVRSYVARGECFVLEIEGLIVGTFVLIPTRPETVELVNVAVDEAYHGKGYGKHLVMHAIKVATEQDFKTIEIGTGNSSVIQLALYQKCGFRMTSIDRDFFLRHYDEPIYENGIQVIDMVRLSQDLS; translated from the coding sequence TTGAACATTCGTTTACTTAAACCAGAAGAGGTCCTGCCACTTGATTTATTACTCCTTGCTGATCCATCCGAAGACCTTGTCCGTTCCTATGTTGCCCGTGGCGAGTGCTTTGTTCTTGAGATAGAAGGTCTAATTGTTGGTACATTTGTGTTAATTCCAACTCGTCCAGAAACGGTTGAGCTTGTAAATGTCGCCGTTGATGAAGCGTATCACGGCAAAGGATATGGCAAACACCTTGTTATGCATGCAATAAAGGTTGCCACAGAGCAGGATTTTAAAACAATCGAGATTGGCACTGGTAATTCAAGTGTTATTCAGTTGGCGCTTTACCAAAAGTGTGGGTTCAGGATGACCTCGATTGATCGTGATTTTTTCTTGCGTCATTATGATGAACCAATATATGAAAATGGCATCCAAGTGATTGATATGGTGCGACTTTCGCAAGATTTATCGTAA